From one Solanum stenotomum isolate F172 chromosome 12, ASM1918654v1, whole genome shotgun sequence genomic stretch:
- the LOC125846646 gene encoding pistil-specific extensin-like protein codes for MAFTSVKAIVLIQVLALVVASFSELSFGEVTENSSLDNHEDNEIISTKGFGFGFGRLPKRSPSTPTPVKRPSPSPSPPAKSSPPPSPPAKSPPPPSTSPPPPTQSPPPPTPSPPPPSPSPPSPPPPVKSPPPPPSPPTQPPINRPPQPSPPTQLPIRRPPPSPPVTQLPIRRTPPPSPPTNKPPIRSSPPPPTDYDEPPNIEPPVDQEPPPVSHDPPFVEPPPTNQPPIKPFPPTLSPPFIPRITPPVKLPPPTIHPAGKPLIVVGRVNCKSCSSRGLPSLFKASPLHGASVKLVCHNNGRKANVQTALTDKNGDFSITPISLAKADVHKCRVYLLKSPKPICNVATNYNNGKSGAVLKPILPPGNHAPMFDFFGVGPFIFEAPNKFQCKK; via the exons ATGGCTTTTACGTCAGTAAAGGCCATAGTGCTCATACAAGTATTAGCATTAGTAGTAGCCTCTTTCTCAGAGCTCAGCTTTGGTGAAGTCACTGAAAATTCGTCATTAGACAATCATGAGGACAATGAAATCATCTCAACCAAAGGGTTCGGGTTTGGGTTTGGACGCCTTCCTAAGAGAAGTCCCTCTACCCCTACACCTGTTAAACGGCCATCACCTTCACCATCACCACCAGCTAAGTCATCACCACCACCATCACCACCAGCTAAGTCACCACCACCACCTTCAActtcaccaccaccaccaactcAATCACCACCGCCACCAACACCCTCACCGCCACCACCCTCACCATCACCACCATCACCGCCTCCACCAGTTAagtcaccaccaccacca CCATCACCACCTACTCAGCCACCAATAAACAGACCGCCGCAGCCATCACCACCTACTCAACTTCCAATAAGGAGACCACCACCGTCACCACCAGTTACTCAGCTACCAATAAGGAGAACACCACCGCCATCACCACCAACTAATAAACCACCTATCAGgtcatcaccaccaccaccaactgATTATGATGAGCCGCCAAACATCGAGCCACCCGTTGATCAGGAGCCACCGCCTGTTTCTCATGACCCTCCATTTGTTGAGCCACCACCAACTAATCAACCACCTATTAAACCATTTCCACCAACTCTAAGTCCCCCATTTATTCCACGAATCACACCACCGGTTAAGCTTCCACCGCCGACAATTCATCCCGCCGGAAAGCCTCTAATCGTCGTCGGCCGTGTTAATTGCAAATCTTGCAGTAGCAGAGGGCTTCCTTCTCTCTTTAAAGCCTCCCCACTCCACG GAGCTTCAGTGAAGCTAGTGTGTCACAATAATGGAaggaaggcaaatgttcaaacaGCATTGACAGACAAGAATGGTGATTTCTCTATCACACCCATATCTTTAGCCAAAGCAGATGTACACAAATGCAGAGTATACTTACTGAAATCACCCAAACCAATTTGCAATGTGGCAACAAATTACAATAATGGAAAATCTGGTGCTGTATTGAAACCTATCCTGCCACCTGGTAATCATGCCCCAATGTTTGATTTCTTTGGTGTTGGGCCTTTTATATTTGAAGCCCCCAACAAATTCCAATGCAAAAAGTAA
- the LOC125847399 gene encoding pistil-specific extensin-like protein: protein MVVISGKSLLIHCLLVQLVSSFTKLTHVKGFDFGDIFDFPPIRDSFPYDYDYEQSPVPRVIEPRLQLWPPPPPSPPPPSSPPPPKQSPPPPSTDSFFIPPFVIPPIDIPPLIPPLLPVISSIINPTPSSQLSPPLLKSPPSPSQCKPSQPDKSIKLTPPPPAKQPPVKAPPPAKQPPPPPPQAPSPSPARQPTPPPVKAPSPSPARQPTPPPVKAPPPPPSKKSPPPAPPPSIANPPVMAPSPSPAPHPPVIIAPFPSSPIAKPPVFPRRPVKPILPPSLPAVKTLTVNGVVYCKPCNSYGVPNLLNATPLQGASARLVCYNGKNAIVQSAITDKNGEFRLTPKSLIGADIGKCKVYLVKSPNPTCNVPTNFNGGKTGALLQHVVPPKPPIVTPAVIVPVQPPMSDLYGVGPFIFEASSKVPCAMHRKL from the exons ATGGTAGTTATTTCAGGGAAGTCCCTGCTAATACATTGCCTTTTAGTTCAACTAGTCTCTTCATTCACAAAGCTCACCCATGTAAAAGGCTTTGACTTTGGTGATATATTTGATTTTCCCCCAATTCGTGATTCATTCCCTTACGATTATGATTATGAACAATCTCCAGTTCCCCGGGTGATCGAACCAAGATTACAGCTTTGGCCACCACCTCCGCCATCACCACCTCCGCCATCATCACCTCCACCGCCTAAACAGTCACCACCACCACCGTCAACAGACTCATTTTTCATTCCTCCTTTTGTCATCCCTCCTATTGATATTCCTCCTCTAATTCCTCCTCTATTACCCGTCATCTCATCTATTATTAACCCAACGCCATCGTCACAATTATCACCACCACTTCTTAAGTCACCCCCTTCACCTTCCCAATGTAAGCCATCACAACCTGATAAATCTATAAAACTAACACCACCTCCACCAGCAAAGCAACCACCAGTTAAGGCACCACCACCAGCAAAGCAACCACCACCGCCACCTCCTCAGGCACCATCTCCATCACCAGCAAGACAAccaactccaccaccagttaaGGCACCATCTCCATCACCTGCAAGACAGccaactccaccaccagttaaGGCACCACCGCCACCACCTTCTAAGAAATCGCCTCCACCGGCTCCTCCTCCATCAATAGCTAATCCACCGGTTATGGCACCATCTCCATCACCAGCTCCTCATCCACCTGTAATAATAGCCCCATTTCCATCGTCACCAATAGCGAAACCACCCGTTTTTCCACGTCGACCAGTTAAGCCTATTCTACCTCCATCTCTTCCCGCCGTCAAAACTCTAACGGTGAATGGGGTTGTTTACTGTAAACCCTGCAATAGCTATGGAGTTCCCAATCTCCTCAACGCTACCCCACTCCAAG GAGCTTCTGCGAGACTAGTTTGCTACAACGGGAAGAATGCAATTGTCCAATCAGCCATAACAGACAAGAATGGTGAGTTTCGGCTCACGCCCAAATCATTAATCGGAGCAGATATCGGCAAGTGCAAGGTATATTTAGTGAAATCACCAAATCCCACCTGTAATGTCCCAACAAACTTCAATGGCGGAAAAACAGGTGCTCTATTGCAACATGTCGTACCCCCTAAGCCACCGATTGTTACCCCTGCAGTGATTGTCCCCGTACAACCACCCATGTCTGATTTATATGGAGTTGgaccttttatttttgaagcATCAAGCAAAGTACCATGCGCTATGCATAGAAAATTATAA